The following is a genomic window from Episyrphus balteatus chromosome 1, idEpiBalt1.1, whole genome shotgun sequence.
TACTCTGGGTTGCTTTGGAATAAAGATTCTTCAAATAGTATTCGGTTTAGCGCGCATCGATGGGGATAGCAGTGCATTACAGCGACACTGTTCTTATCTATTACTTTATCAATagcaacatgtttttttttgctatttgcgGCGGCTATTGAAGCAGAGTTAAGTTTTTGACAACTCGGCGTATCGATAGgtttgaaaaataatgaaaatcatCTCTCCAATATTCCCTTGTAGGTATTGGCCGTCATTCTCGATGATTGGAAGCTCAGTAGGTTACTGCTCCCTAAATCATAACTCCAACTTCTCGGCTAGTGTGTTTGAAGTAATGAAGTGCCACCTTGAACGAGGTCTCTCTCAACTGCACTATCtctctgggttggagtcgaaacGAAAACCATGTTATTTATAGTTCATACAGTTATTTTGACAGCATTGGACTTTAAAGGTCCTGCTTTATAAATATGAGTTATAAAGTTCTTACAGGTATCTTTAATTCAATTTATGGAGGTcgcaaatattattatttatcagTGTTGAGCAGTTTATAAAAACAGCAATAAAGATTACACATAATATAAGGACATGTAGCATCCTGCATCATTCCAGCCAACCCCTGGTACATTGTACATCATCCACTGATTCGATTATAAATTCCTttaagaataaaacattttgcaGTTGACTGCAACAACCTCACCGTCAtcttctacttttttttataacgaaGGCTGAAGTGTGAtaacaaatgaaaaattatgatTAAATCCTAACTGAACTGCCCCCTTGAGCAATCTACAAagggaaaaaacaaattaaaactgGAACTCACATAATTGAACTGGATAGATGGTAGTTCGGACAGGTCTTGCTAGTTGATttatgtttattaaaaattttctcgTAAAAGGTATTTAGAGGATTTAGAACTATAAATAAAACGGTGAAACATGAAAAGCATTTGTATagattataaataaattgaaattgagaTTAAAAAATCGTATCGAGTGTTTCGAATCAAAAGTAAAAACGGCGGATTTAAGGGAAGGAAAGCACAACGCTTCAACAGGCTTTTCAAAGCGAAATCGGGATTTTTTCGCTTTTTCTTGATAGGGGATATTTTCtgtgattttaaatttaaaaaaaaaatagtaataagcaaaaatctaaaaattagcAAATGAGTAGTATGAATTATTTCCTTAAGTcactcaatttttgagagtaaaaaaactatgatcttaaattacttttttgcatatttcttgcgactttaaacataattgaatgaatgtttttttgcgtttgtagggtgatatttagacctttccaaaaccgttattaaaaatgaaattagtccattttaagctgatctattacaaaaaaggtgaaaaacacattttatttttttttctaaaaaacccatttttttattttttttttcaaaactgtttttgaagtaaaaatttatgatcttttcaaaaaaaattatcccgttatgatttttacacttttaagctattttttcaacgttttttgttgttgtttttctaggcatacttagtatttgggttatatcttgagtaataaatgacTAATCTGAACAAAAGAACCAGaacctgaaagctgaataaGTAAGAAACACTAAAATAACTTTTCTGGGTAACTttagatgtttaagtgcaatgtatttaaacatttaaaaaaaatcgatattttaaaggaaatttttgcaaaaaaatcaaaacctcatagttttaaatttttcgtgtATAGTACATTTTCTgtcaaagataaaaagatagttttcttcaaaatctatggataattCATAAAGaaatgacaatttttgtaacgatcaatattttcgactttttctgttactttttgagtttttgtctataaattgaaaagaaagccgaatttgaaaatttttattaagtaattttttgtagataattaaatttgcTATCGATATCTTAtcggtatttttttaaaataattaaaataactatgaggattcgaaaggttttgattttttctttaagtaataaagttttttttgcaaaaatttcctttaaaatatcgatctttttaaaatgttttaatacattgcacttaaacatcttaAGTTACCCAGAAAAGTTATTCTAGTGTTTCttacttatttattcagctttcaggttCCGGTCACGTTTCATACCTTTCTTTGCCTTTGAGCTATTCAGGTACAGATAAAGGGGATACTGGCCCCTATAGTATTAAAGGCTTACCAGCCACGCCAGCCAGTGacaattctttataaatataactaTTTAGGTACTAGTATAGGTattcttcatattttttttgtaatgtttcttccaaacaaagatttatatacattaaaatgtttttaatcgTTTGAGTTTGTTAAAAATCTTGATCgatctagttttttttaatgtatgtgTTAATTTTACCTACATGGGAGGATGCTTCTTTGCTTGTTTTGTGAcgaatgttaaaataaaaggtaatatttCATGGTACAAACTCCTGTCTCACACAACATTTTCttcaaagcaaaagaaaaatgttatcttacAAATTCACCTCGACTATATCATATCCTCAAACAATTTTAGGACTAAATTATTTCATCATATAAAATTCGTTCATATAAAGATTTGAATTTCAaaggaaatatttaaatttaaagtttccaatTTCCAGCCGAGTAAATTGATGTGTAAttcattttggtttttaaaaggGTACATTCTTTATTATTCACTCATCTGAAGCTGATACTTACCATTACCAGTACTCAATGCAATAAATGTTAATCTATGAATATGTACCTATACTCTGTGAAGTTATTTTATTACATACCTACATTGTAGAAATCAGGGGCTTTTCTCCACCCGTAAATACCTTAGTAACAactgttttataaattaatggATTCTCAATTGTTTTGTTTCCAGGATGATGCCAATACATATGATGCGTTCTATTGGGGTTGGAATTATAGTGACTTTAATAGTGATGTCGACACCGAGCGCAGCTCCAGTACCCAGGTAGTTGTATTTAAAGCAgcttatttaataacaaaataaaagcaTCATGTACATTTTTACTTTTGAGGATATTTATAATTTACAATAACTCCAATATTTCTTGTAGACTTTATGTTACAAATGAAATAAGAGTGTTACACTTTTTGCTCATACATAATGTACATTTATGTATAGTAGtgtggtccaaaaaatatttttcttgataTTCGGTCGGGCCACCCGCTAAATTTGTCCACTTATTTATAATATTAACGTTGTGAAATTACAAtcacaattacaattacaatcacaattacaattacaattacaattacaattacaattacaattacaattacaattacaattacaattacaattacaattacaattacaattacaattacaattacaattacaattacaattacaattacaattacaattacaattacaattacaattacaattacaattacaattacaattacaattacaattacaattacaattacaattacaattacaattacaattacaattacaattacaattacaattacaattacaattacaattacaattacaattacaattacaattacaattacaattacaattacaattacaattacatttacaattacaattacaattacaattacaattacaattacaattacaattacaattacaattacaattacaattacaattacaattacaattacaattacaattacaattacaattacaattacaattacaattacaattacaattacaattacaattacaattacaattacaattacaattacaattacaattacaattacaattacaattacaattacaattataattacaattacaattacaattacaattacaattacaattacaattacaattacaattacaattacaattacaattacaattacaattacaattacaattacaattacaattacaattacaattacaattacaattacaattacaattacaattacaattacaattacaattacaattacaattacaattacaattacaattacaattacaattacaattacaattacaattacaattacaattacaattacaattacaattacaattacaattacaattacaattacaattacaattacaattacaattacaattacaattacaattacaattacaattacaattacaattacaattacaattacaattacaattacctAATTTCTGTCTTGTCCTTTTTTTCAGTCATACAAATGTTCTATACAATGATTTTAACGAAGTTCCCGATGACATTTTGGTAGACTTGATGGCTCGCTTTGGACAGACGATCTTAAGAGCTAGAAGTGATCTTGAAAAGTGAGTATCtacttcttttatttattattttttcatatgaaGAATATTGTTAGTAGGAAGGTTTCCAAATAAAGTGAAAATCATAAAAGAAGCCAAGTTTACACTGAagcaatattaaatttaatatgacCATACTTTTTTTGACGTTAAAAATAATTCctagaatttattttaatcaaagtcGAAACATGTTTGGTAACTGAAGGCTTTGCATATTACaaactatatattttatacagGTTTGATTGAGCTTTCTGTGCAAAAATGCTGAACAATGTCGGCAGGGTCATCTAGTTTGTTATTAGATTACTTATCTATAAATTTACAAATTCCTCTATAAATTTGAACTTAAGAGCAAATTAATTTTGCATGATCTAATAattcatttttcatattttgaccGTTCTTTTGGTCACATTTAATGAATTATAACCGTttattaagtattaagtttagtattaaaataaaactcatcTACAAACATTTATCTCTTTTGAATTTTAGCTCGAAACGCACAGTCGATTTTGGACTCGCTCGTGGTTTTTCGGGGACACAAGAAGCAAAGCATCGAATGGGACTAGCTGCAGCAAACTTTCCTGGTGGCCCAGGAAGAAGACGACGCTCTGAAACCGAAGCCTAAATCAATTATAGAAATCACTGAACGTATCCAAAATgcctgttttgttttatttaattttgaaattgtttgagaaataatgatgaaaaatgacacataaataaaaaaaaaaactaataataaaaTAGTAAATAACTTGCAAAAATATTAACATTACTATTATTATTGGGGAAGGTGTTTGTTACTTCCCAAGAACTATTTTGGGAATGAAAGCATAATTTCCAatcattgtaaaaaaaatatatacatacacaCATACATGTTTATAGAAttacatatttaaatataatgcaatatttttatttattactttatttactaaataaattataatttcttctttgtttttgtaaatgcctttaaaattaaaattcaatttatgttttatatCTAAAAGGAGATTTATGATAAATTTTATGCTATTGCCCGGCTGCTATAAGCCCGGCGCAtcattaccgttagaaagttaaaaaaaattgtttttggactTATTTTGAAGTTAACAAGATTTTTCCCAgataaaccaaaatatatttttctgaaggttttcgctGTGTTAAACTCGAATCTAAGTTCAAAAATATCcgtttttttaccacttttgatgTCATGTCATAaatcataacggtttctataagaactattttccttctttcaatatcttttttattgcccgagatattttgaaatgaagtaagtgtgtttttatcaaaaaggagatgaaaacgtgatatctgtttGATACATTACAATAAGCCAAAAAACTGACGATATCTCAAACAATAAATAAGATAtcgaaaagttttaaaaagatcttgaaaga
Proteins encoded in this region:
- the LOC129906579 gene encoding diuretic hormone class 2 isoform X2, which translates into the protein MMPIHMMRSIGVGIIVTLIVMSTPSAAPVPSHTNVLYNDFNEVPDDILVDLMARFGQTILRARSDLENSKRTVDFGLARGFSGTQEAKHRMGLAAANFPGGPGRRRRSETEA
- the LOC129906579 gene encoding diuretic hormone class 2 isoform X1; amino-acid sequence: MMPIHMMRSIGVGIIVTLIVMSTPSAAPVPRYHTNVLYNDFNEVPDDILVDLMARFGQTILRARSDLENSKRTVDFGLARGFSGTQEAKHRMGLAAANFPGGPGRRRRSETEA